In Candidatus Melainabacteria bacterium RIFOXYA2_FULL_32_9, the sequence TAAAATCATGAATTGTGACATAGTTTCAGCTGTGCTGCCGGATTTGGTTATTACATTAACAAGGGTTTTCTTTAAGTCTAAAACATTTAACAGTCCATTAATTTGATCAGGGTCAATATTGTCTAAAAAGAATATTCTTGGAAAATTGTTTCTTGCTTCTTTATCAAGCAGGTTCCAGTATGGTTTTAGGAGTGCTTCTGTTACTGCAATTCCTCCAAGGGCAGATCCACCAATGCCTAATACTAATAAATTATCAAATTTTCCTTTAACCTGACTTGCATAATCGTTAATTTCTTTAACCAATTCTTCATTATATCCAAGATTCATCCAGGCTAACCATCTATCAGGTGTGTTTTTATTACCATAAATGTCAGAAATGATTTCTGCAATCTTGGTTTTGTAATTTTCAAATTCTTTTGTGACATTTATGCCGTGTTCATTACCTATAACTGCACTGTCTACATTCTTCCAGTTAAATTCAAGCATTTTTAGCTCCCTTAATCTAGTATAACTACCGTATCCACTATTAATTTATTATTTCCAGACTTAACTATTGCCCATCTTAGAGGTGTATAACCAGATTCTTTTATATAGCTTTCAATATATTCTACGGTTACACTTTTTGGCTTATCTAATGTGAACTGTTTAGTTAAAATTTCCATCATTCAATTGGATATTTTCATTCTACAGTAACTGATTTCGCTAAATTTCTCGGTTGATCTACGTCTTTACCTAAAAATTCAGCTATATAATATGCTAAAAGTTGTAGTGGGATTGTTGTTAAGACAGGTGAGAAAATTTCATCAATGTGAGGAATTTTGATTATAAAATCAAAAATTGATTCAAGATTTTTGTCTTCTGAAGAAGTTAAAGCGATCAATCTTGCATCTCTTGCTTTTGCTTCTTCACTGTTTGATAGAATTTTGTCATAAACAAGTCCTGGCATTAGTATAGAGAGAACAGGCATGGTTTCATCAAGCATTGCTATAGGGCCATGCTTTAATTCCCCTGCCGGATAGCCTGTTGCATTTATGTAACTGATTTCTTTTAATTTTAATGCGCCCTCTAAAGCTACCGGGAAATTTATTCCACGAGCTATATAGATAAAGTCTCTAGTGCTATGGAAGGCTTTTGCGCATTTTTGAATGACTTCTTTATTGCTAAGAATCATCTCCACTTTTTGAGGAAGCTGTAACAGTTCTTCTTTAAACCTTGTTGCATATTCAGAAGAAATAGCTTGTTTAACTTCTGCAAGATAGAGAGCTAATAAATAGAATGCAAGTACTTGAGCTGTATAGGACTTTGTTGCAGCTACACTTACCTCAATACCTGCATTTATAAGTAATAAACTGTCAGCTTCTCTTGCCATTGTGGAATCAACACGGNNNNNNNNNNNNTTATGATTAATATGTGTGATCCTTTAGCTTTAGCTTGACGTATTGCTGTTAATGTATCAGCGGTTTCTCCAGATTGTGAAACCCCGATAACAAGTGAATTTGGATTTGAGATAGTTTTCTTGTATATGTATTCGCTAGAAGCTTCCACATCTACAGGGATTTCAATTAATTCTTCTATTAAGTATTTACCCACCATTGCTGCGTGCATTGAGGTACCACAAGCAATAATTTGAATACGATCAAGATTTTTTAGATAATCATTGGTTAATTTTACTTCTGTAAGCTGTATGGGCTCTTCAGCACTTATTAGTCTATCGCACAAGGTTTGTCTGACTACATCAGGCTGCTCGTGAATTTCTTTGAGCATAAAGTGTTTATAACCCATTTTGCTTATAGCAACTGGTTCCCAGGGAATATTTTCTACTTTTTTAATAACTTCATCACCATTAAGGTTATATATTTTAATACTGTTTGTTTTGATTTCAGCTATTTCTTCATCATCAAGATAAATTACTTGCTTAGTATACTCAAGCAAAGCTGGAACGTCACTAGCTATATAATTCTCATTTTCTCCTAATCCAAGAATTAATGGAGCATGTTTTCTAGCCGCAACAAGAGTATCCGGTGCATCTTCATAAATTACTCCAAGAGCAAAAGCCCCCTGCACTTTTTTAAGGGATTCTCTGACTGCAACAGTTATATTTGAGTGGACTTTAAGACTTTCTTCAATCAAGTGAGCGATAGTTTCGGTGTCAGTTTGGGATATAAAAACGTGTCCTTTTGAGGTTAATTCTTCTCTTAATTCTTTATAATTTTCTATTATCCCGTTATGCACAAGTGCAATTTTTTTACAGCAGCTTATATGTGGATGAGCATTGGTTTCATTTGGAGCACCGTGTGTTGCCCATCTGATATGACCTATTCCAATTTTGTGAATATCATTATTACTGCATAATAATTGTTTTAAATTTGATAATTTGCCTGATGCTTTATATGTTTCCACATGATCTTCATTATAAACAGCTATACCTGCAGAGTCATAGCCTCTATATTCAAGATTAGTCAGTCCATTTAATAATATTGGGATTATAGGTTTAGAGCCAATATACCCTACTATTCCACACACTAATTTCTACCTCGTACTTTATAATTGCTTTTATAAAGGAGTATTATAGCAAAACAGGTTATTAACTTGCTAATCAATTCAATGAATAAGTTAAGTTTTCTAAATATCTGGCACCATTTTTCAAAAGCTGTACAGGAAATAAAAAATGCTAGGATTTTAATTTTCCTAGCATTTTTATTTAAATAACTTAAAAATTATTCTTCAGTTTTAACAGCTTCTTGAGAAGCTAATTCTTCCTGTTTTTGTTTTTTGAATTCTGCTGGTGCATCTTCACGGTCTACGTTCCAGCGAGGTAATTCCATTTGTTTTCTTATAATGCCTATACCTACGTGAACTCTCCATTCATCCATTTTAAGTTGCTTTGAGATGAATTTGTGGCAGCCTATAGGAGGTAATGGCAAAAGTGGCATATATAAGCTTTGAATGGCCATTAACTGATCTGGTGATACTGCTAACTTTCTCTTAGGATAAGGAAGTTTTGGCAGCATCATTTTTTGTCTGACCAAATTGATACCAAAGAAAACTTTATTAGGTTCAAGATTAATTTCTTTTCCAATTACCTCATGTACGTCAGGATTGGGTAGAGGTAACATTTTTTTGTAAAGATTTTCAATTTGCTCGACTTGTTCCCTGCTAATTAACAGTTTTTTCTGAACTCCAGGTGGTCTTCTAAAGTTACCGCCACCTTGTGGAGGCCTTCTGAATCCACCGCCTTGAGGAGGTCTTCTAAATCCACCACCACCTTGTGGAGGTCTTTGTCCTTGTGGATAACCACCTTGCGGGGGTCTTCTGAATCCACCACCACCTTGTGGAGGTCTTTGTCCTTGTGGATAACCACCTTGCGGGGGTCTTCTGAATCCACCACCACCTTGTGGAGGTCTTTGTCCACCATAGGGTGGTCTTTGTCCTTGCTGCGGCCTTTGGCCTTGTGGATAACCACCTTGAGGAGGTCTTTGTCCGTCCCCATAATGAGCTGAATGATGCTGTGTGCCAGCTTGTTGTGGCTGGTCAGGTTTCTCTGTTACCTGTGTACTTTCACTAGGTGTTTCTTGTTGTACCCCTGGAGTAAAAGAATTTAAAATCGGCTTTCTTTCTGGGTATAAGCAACCAGGACAAATAACTCTTTTAGGATTTTTTGTTTCAAATTCAGCGCCGCACTTTGAACATTTGTTTACATACATACTTGCTTTTCGCCCCATTAATATTGTCTAGACAAGGACTGTCCTTTACCTCTCCTAAAACATTTTAACCTTGCTAGAAACTTTAACAACAAATCTTGATTCGGTTTTAACTACTAATTGTTCCCTCAATTTTAGATTTAAATCAAATAGAATTTTTCTTGCAGTCTTATTTTTTCTAATTTTACTATAGCATAAATAAAATATTTAAACTATGTATTAATCGGTCTCGCAAATCTTAAGTTAGACAATTTATTTATACAAGTAGTGATAGTTCGATTTTAATATTATTTTTGCAGAATTACTAGTTTAAGTTAAGACATATCTAGTTAAAAATATTATAACTTAGAATTACACCCCTCATAAAAATGAGGGGTGTATATAAATAATGTTTTTATGCAGAAATTTTAAGTTGTTTTTTTGCAATATCTACAACTTTTTTGAAAGCATCAAGATCTTTAACAGCTATATCAGCTAACATTTTCCTGTTTATGCTAACATTTGCTTCTTTTAATCCATGTGCTAATTTGCTGTAGCTAAGACCGAACATTCTTGCTGCTGCATTAATTCTGGAGATCCAAAGGCGTCTGAACATTCTTTTTTTGTTTCTGCGATCACGATATTGATACTTTAAAGCTTTCATTACAGCCTGATTAGCGACTATAAATAATCTGCTTCTAGAACCTTTGAAGCTTTTTGCTAATTTTAATATTTTTTTATGTCTTTTGCGAAGAACATTTCCACGCTTAACCCTTGCCATAGTTTAACTCCTTCTTAACGAGAATATTGCATATAAGGTAATTCTAATTTAATTTTTTCGAGGTTAGTTGAGGATACCTCTACCATTCCAGATAAATGTCTTCTTCTTTCAGCGCTTTTATGTGTAAGCAAGTGTTTTTTACCTGCTTGTCTGCGCATAATCTTGCCAGTTGCGGTGACTTTATATCTTTTTGCTCCGGCTCGATGAGTTTTCATCTTTGGCATAATTGTGTTACTCCTAATATTGCTAGTTTGTCTTAATAAATTAAGATTCCGTGGTTGTAAGAATCATTACTACGTTTTTGCCTTCTAAACCCGCTTGTTTTTCCATTGTATAGTTAATGTCTTGAAGGTCATTCTTAATTCTTTCAGCTAAATCAAAAGCTAACTTAGAATGCTGAATCTCACGTCCTCTCAACATTATCATAACCTTAACTTTATTTCCAGCCTTTAGAAATTTCTTTATATTTTTAATACGAACGTCATAATCATGGGTATCTATTTTATAACGCATTTTTACTTCTTTAACTTCTACCACATGTTGCTTCTTTTTGGCTTCTTTTGCTTTTTTTTCTGATTCAAATTTGTATTTGCCGTAATCAAGTATTTTTGCAACGGGTGGTGTTTGATTAGGACTGATTATAACTAAGTCCAACTCTTTATCATATGCCATATTCAGAGCATCTCGCGTGTTAACGATTCCCAGATTATTTCCTTCATCATCAATTAATCGAACTTCCTTTGTTCGTATGTCTTCATTTAGGATTCCGGTTGGCTTTGAACTTTGAAATCTAACGTTACTAATAAGTATGTTCCTCCTGTTG encodes:
- a CDS encoding 50S ribosomal protein L20, coding for MARVKRGNVLRKRHKKILKLAKSFKGSRSRLFIVANQAVMKALKYQYRDRRNKKRMFRRLWISRINAAARMFGLSYSKLAHGLKEANVSINRKMLADIAVKDLDAFKKVVDIAKKQLKISA
- a CDS encoding 50S ribosomal protein L35, which codes for MPKMKTHRAGAKRYKVTATGKIMRRQAGKKHLLTHKSAERRRHLSGMVEVSSTNLEKIKLELPYMQYSR
- a CDS encoding translation initiation factor IF-3 — encoded protein: MLISNVRFQSSKPTGILNEDIRTKEVRLIDDEGNNLGIVNTRDALNMAYDKELDLVIISPNQTPPVAKILDYGKYKFESEKKAKEAKKKQHVVEVKEVKMRYKIDTHDYDVRIKNIKKFLKAGNKVKVMIMLRGREIQHSKLAFDLAERIKNDLQDINYTMEKQAGLEGKNVVMILTTTES